GGTCAGGTTCTCCCATACCCTATTTGCAATGCCGTTTGCACTCATCGGTTTTTTTCTGGCCAGGGAGTCCGTAGAAGGCGAAGTAAGTTACTGGCTTATCTTAAAGGTGATCGGATGTATGATTCTGGCAAGAAATGCAGCGATGGGATTTAACCGGTATGCCGATCGGGCGATTGACGCGCAGAATGTGCGAACGATGGTCCGCGAAATTCCTTCAGGCGCAATTTCTGCCCGGGGTGCATTATGGTTCGTGCTCTTGAATGCCACGGGTTTTGTTGCCCTGACGTGGTTTATTAATCCGATTTGCTTTTACCTCTCGCCGGTGGCATTGGTAGTGGTACTGGGATACAGCTATACCAAGCGTTTTACTTCACTTTGTCATTTTGTACTTGGCCTGGGTCTGGCATTGGCCCCTATAGGAGCCTGGCTGGCAGTAACCGGATATTTTGATCTTCTTCCACTGCTGTTCTCCTTCACTGTACTGTTCTGGGTGAGTGGTTTTGATATGATTTATGCTCTGCAGGACGAGGAATTTGACAAGGGAAAGGGATTGCATTCTATCCCCGCGGCTCTGGGGAAAAAAGGTGCGCTTCGCTTGTCCGTATGGATGCATGTGATCTCCGTGATCTCGCTGCTCATCGCCGGGGTTATTGCTTCCATGGATATGTGGTATTGGATGGGAACAGCCGTGTTCACCGGGCTTCTGGCTTACCAGCATACCCTGGTGAAGCCCGATGACCTGAGCAAAGTGAACATCGCCTTTTTTACAACTAACGGAGTGGCCTCTATCCTCTTTTGCGTTTTTGTTATGTTGGAGCTGTACGCATGACATACATCTTTCGAAAATATGAAGGAGGATTTTGTTAATGGCTGCAAGCGGCTTAGGACTGCATTCCTGTTTTGTGTATTTTAGTTTCAGGCAGGTCGAATACAGGGCGGAGAGAAAGGTTTTTTCCGACACGAACCGGGTACCGATTAACCTCTCTGGAGGTGTATGTCGAGGTTATGAAGCTAAACTTCCGGGAAAAAGAGGATCACTCTGATTTCTTAACCTTTTTTCTTCGCACCCGCATATTCAGCAGTTCCACCAGGAAAGCAAAGGCCATGGAGGAGTAAACGTACGGCTTCGGTACATGTACATCAAAGGACTCCAGTACCAGCAGGAAGCCGATCATGAGAAGGAAAGCAAGCGCAAGCATCTTCACCGTGGGATGCCTGTTGATGAAATCAGAAACCGACTCGGCAAAAATCATCATGATCACCATGGAAATGATCACAGCCCCTATCATAATGTAAACATTATCAACAATTCCCACTGCCGTGAGAATGGAATCAAAGGAGAAAACCATGTCAATCAGGACGATTTGAAGAATAATAGACAGGAGGGAAGGAATGTTGATTTTTTTCTCCTCCTCCGTGTCATCCGATGATTCAATCTTTTCGTGAATCTCACTCACCGTTTTTGCCAGCAGGAAAATACCGCCGCAGAAGAGAATAATATCTCTCCCTGAAAAACCGATATCAAACAGGGTGAAAAGATCATCCTTCATCGAAATAATCCAGGTAATCCCAAAGAGCAGTCCAACCCTCATCAACAGGGCGAGGATCAGGCCGGTGAAGCGTGCCTTTTTCTGTTCCCGCTTACCCGGTAGCCTCCCGGCGATAATGGAAATGAAAATGATATTATCAATTCCCAGAACGATCTCCAGCAATGCCAGAGTGAGGAGGGAGATCATTCCGTCGATAGTAAAAATTTGCGCTATTTGGTCCATATAGTTTATCAGGATTACAAAATTACACTTTACTCCGGTAGCCCGGATTATTTTTTTCTAACTGATTATCAATCAGATAGAAATTATTTTAGTACTATGTATTGCATGGTAACATACAATAGCTATATCTTTGCATTGTATTCGACAGTGTTTAACATAGAACTAAAACGAGATTCATGAATATAGAGAACACAAAGGCGCAGATGCGGAAGGGGGTGTTGGAGTTCTGCATTCTTTCGATACTCTCAGACGGCGATGCGTATCCGACAGAGATCATTGAAAGAATGAAGGTAGCACGGCTGGTGGTAGTGGAAGGAACCTTGTATCCCCTGCTCACTCGGCTTAAAAACATGGGACTGCTCAGTTACCGGTGGGAGGAATCTTCATCGGGACCGCCCAGAAAGTATTATCGGCTGACTGAACTGGGCGGGCAGTTTCTCAAAGAACTGGAGCAGACCTGGGACGAGTTAGTAAACTCCGTACACACCGCCACCAGGAGAGATAATCGTAAAGATGCGACCGGAACAGCAACTGACCAAAACAGTAATCCTCAACCCTAAATCAACGGAACCATGAATAAAACTGTAACAATAAACGTAAGCGGCATTGTTTTCCACATAGAGGAAGATGCCTATGACAAGCTCAGCAAATACCTTGGCACAATCAAAAGTTATTTCAAGGATTCGGAGGGGCGTGATGAAATAATGGCCGACATAGAGGCACGCATTGCTGAGCTGCTGAAGGAAAAGATCGGTGCCGGCCGTCAGGTTGTTTTAACCGCGGACGTGGATCATGTTATCTCTGTGATGGGAAAACCGGAAGATTACGCTTCCGGCGGGGAAAAGGAGGATACCGAGGGGGAAAAGCCGGAGGAAGTAATTGACTTCAGCAAACGGAGAAGGAGAGTATTCCGCGATCCGGACAGTCGTGTGTTGGGGGGTGTGTGCGGAGGTATCGCCAACTATTTCGATATGGATCCGCTCTGGCTGCGTTTGTCGCTTGTAGTATTCACCATTTTCGGAGGTGCAGGTGTATTGGTTTATATTATCCTCTGGATTGCAATCCCCGAGGCGAAAACCACAGCGGAGAAGCTTGAAATGAAAGGAGAAAAGGTGAATATTAATAATATCAAAAAAACAGTAGAGGAAGAATTAGGACATCTGAAGAAGAAAGGGAAGGAAATGGAGGAGGACCTGAAAAATTTTTCGGGTCCCGAAAACAGGCAAAAGGTGAAGAACGGGGTGGATAAGTTCCTGGAATTTTTGGCCAGTGTAGGAACATCATTCCTGACCGTATTCGGAAAGGTATTCGCAATCGCCCTGATTATTATCGGCGTGCTTTTTACCGTCGGTTTATTCACTTCTGTTTTCGGGATCTCCAATTTCGGATTGTCCAATGCCCCGGGCTGGATCGAGTCTGTGTTTACCTCTGCAGGTGATTATGAGCTGGCAGTAGTAGCCGCACTGCTCACATTGGGTATTCCTTTCATGATGCTCATCTACGGTGGGTTTCGTTTACTGCTGGGCATCCGGGAGAAAAACCGTCTCCTGAGTGTGGTTGCGCTGATCCTTTGGGTGGTGGGTATAGGAATCGGAATCTATTCCGGAGTAAGTCTGGGAACCGATTTCAGGGAGAACGGGCGGGTGAAGGAGGTATATACACTGAATACATCCTCGGATACTCTTTTTCTCAGAGGGATACTCCCCACAGAAGATGAGATGGAAGGCATAGACGGTGAGATCAGGGATGTACGTCACAAGGGGAATAATAAAGACTGGGATTTTATGAACATGAACGGGGAAAAAATCCGGTTTGGTTTTCCCGATCTGACCGTTGAAAAAGCGGATGGCGATTCATTCCAGATTGAAATCATACGAACGGCACGGGGCATAGATAAGAAGGATGCGCTGAACCGGGCAAGAAACATTCTCTACAAAGCGCCTGGCATTACCGATTCAGTTGTGGAGTTTTATTCTGTATCGGAGTTTGACCGTTCCAATAAGCTGCGTGCACAGGATGTGAAGATCATCGTTCGGGTACCGGTAGGAAAATCCGTCTTCCTGTCCAAAACTCTTTCCCATCTTCTCTATGATGTGCCGAATGTACATGACCTCTGGGACGAGGACATGTTGAATCATACGTGGAACATGACAACAGAGGGACTGGATTGCAGGAATTGCGAAGGCCTGGATATACACGGAGAGAGGGTTCGGGTAGGCAAGGGGGAGGTTCATCTAAAAAAGGGCAATGAGGAGATCCATATTAAGGATGGTGAGATCAGGATCAAGAAGCTGGATTCTACAGATGAAAAGCACAAAGAGAAAAAGGAAACGGAAAAGACCACATCCGTAGGTTTTCCGGATTTAAACGGACAATTCAGGATAGGTATTCCCTTTGTGGGTTTGGGTTGGGGTATTTAAATATTGGCCTGTCCGGTTCACCCTGCTGCTAAGGCGGCAGGGTTTATTTTTTTTCCTCTTTTTCATCCGGGTGATAGTCCAGTTGACCACCCCACAGCCGCATTTGGTTCAGGCACCAGGCTTGTCTTGTGCGCAGGTACCCGCCCGGTTTTCCGGCATTATACCGGCGGGGGTTGGGAAGCACAACAGCCAGAAGAGCGGCTTGTTCCCTGGAGAGTGCGAGGTTGCTTTTTTTAAAAAAGATCCCTGCCGCCGCTTCAGCGCCGTAAATGCCGTTCCCGAACTCTATCGAGTTGAGATATACTTCCATGATTCGCTCTTTGCTCCAGAACACCTCTATCAAAAAGGTGAAATACACTTCAAACCCTTTCCTGATCCACCCTCTGCCCGGCCAGAGAAATACATTCTTGGCGGTTTGCTGGGAAATAGTGCTGGCGCCCCGCTTTTTCTTATGTGTTTTATTATGTTTGATGGCTTTTTCGATCGCCACACGGTCGAACCCAAAATGCAATATAAAATTCTGATCCTCGGCACATACTACTGCCAGTTGGAGATGAGGGGAGATCTGATCAAGCGAAACCCAGTTGTGTTCCAGGCGAATTTGTTTTCCCTCCTGCTTTTGCTCGATACACCGGATGAGCATCAGGGGAGTCAGGGGTACAGGCACCCACCTGAACAGGATCACAGACAGTATGCTGAGAGCGAAAAAACCTACTGCCGTTTTCCAGGCAAAACGCCAGATTTTACCGGGCAGCCTTCTCATGTCTGATGTGAAAAAGGTTAACTTTAACACCAAAGATAGAAATAGAAGGATATGTTGCTGGCTCTTTTCCGGAGAATTACCTTATCTGGGGTAAGAAAATATCAGGATGCAGACACCATGCGCCGTGTGCTGCTTATCAATCAGTTTACCTGGCTGGGTGCAGGCTTTCATCTTGTCGGTATCGTGTTCAGCCTGATCCTGGGTCAATTTGCAATGGCGTATATCCTGGGAGGAACTGTCATCCTATACGTCGTTTCTATTTTCTCCGTAAAGGCCGGGCGGTCCATCCTCGCTGTTTCTCTGCAGATCGTTGCGTGTTCTGTGGAAGTTCTTTGCGGTAACCTGATGTATGATGTTGGCGGAATGATATTCCTGTATTATTTCCCGCTGGTGATGAGCGTGGTTTTTCTTTTAAATCATGATGGTGAAAGCAGGTATATGTATTTTAATTTTGGATTCCTGGCAACGTCTGCCGTGTCTTCCATTCTTTTGCTGAATTTAAATATTCATATCGGGATTGAATTGTCCGCACGGATGATCCGGGATGCCGCCATATTAAACACGGCACTCAGTTCCTTGCTTACTATTTCTATTTTGTTGCTGTACCTCGATTTTAACAGAAAAGCTCAGAAACGACTGGAGAAAATCATACGCGAAAGGGAACTTCTGCTGGCTGAAGTACACCACCGTGTCAAAAACAATCTGGCTATTATTTCCGGATTGCTGAATCTGCAAAAGAATATGCTTTCAGATAAAGGAATGCAGCAGGTTTTGGAGGATTCGCGTTCACGCGTCGCCTCCATGGCACTGATCCATGACAGATTATATAAGAACCGCTCTTTCAGTTCGATTGATTTTGATTCTTATGTAAAGAATTTGCTTGATGAGATCGAAAGAGGGTATGGGTTGCGCAAGAAAGTAAAGCGGGATTTACGCATTATAAATGTAAACCTGGATCTCAATTCATCCATTCCCTGCGGACTGATTCTAAACGAGCTTGTTACAAACTCCTACAAACATGCATTCCGCAAGTCTGAAGGGGCAGTTTTTCTTGAAATACTTCAGACAGGGAACCATGTGAGCTTTCATTATGCAGATAATGGCCCCGGAGCACCCAATGTTGAAGGAATAACGGAGTCAGAATCCCTCGGAACAACCATTATTACTTCTCTTGTGGAACAACTGGAAGGAACCTTTCGCTTCTATAACGACGATGGCTTGCATTTCGTAATGGAATTCGAGTTTAAAAGCAGAAAAGCCGCATGAAGGAAAGACTGAACAGCGTGCTAAGCAAAGGGGTGACTTTTTATTCAACCTCCGAGGAGCGAAGAAGCGTGTACGTGCTGAATCAGTTTCTGATGCTTGCATTTATTTGTATTGCCGCCTCCATGATCACGAATGCCATCATTGATACATCTTTTATTAGTTTGTACTACGGTATTCCCTCCTTGATCGTACTGGCGGCAGTAGCAGCCCTGAATATCAGCGGCTATCTGTATGCTGCGATGGTGTTGCTCTTTGTCAGTTTGAATGTATTAGTCGGGGTTTTTACCGTTGGCCTGGGAATTAGAGGGCTGGCGTACCTTTATTTTTTTCCTATGATGCTCGTCCAGATGTTCATGTTCTCCAATGAAAGGGTGGCGTCAATATTTTATTTTCTCTTTGGAATGACTGTCTTCTCGGGCATTGCCACTGTTTGGTACGCACTTACACATCCTCCGTTCACGCATGCGCTGTTTCTGGAGATTGCTCACACCTCGCCATACCTTAATCTGTCACTTTGTTTCATAATGACCGGATACATGGTAATGGCTTTTATGCGTATGCAACGCCAGAGAGAAAAGCATCTGCAGGTGATGGTTAGCGACAAGCAGACGCTGCTGAGCGAAGTTCACCATAGAGTTAAAAACAACCTTGCAATCATCTCTTCTCTGCTTAATCTCCAAAAGAATTCCGTAGAGGATGCGGCGGTGCAGCGCGCACTGGACGACAGCCGTAACCGTATTTATACCATGGCACTGATCCATGAAAAGCTCTACAAAAACCAAACTTTTTCCTCTATTGGCTTCTTTGATTATGCCGACAGCTTGCTCCGGGAGTACATTCGATCGTCCCTCAAAACCCGAATCAGCCCTCAGATCCGGATTGACGGGATCAGCCTGGTGCTGGGTCAGGCTATTCCCTGCGGACTGATTCTGAACGAACTTATCACAAATTCCATCAAACATGGGTTCCGTGAGAGGAAAGAGGGGGAGATCAGCATTGGAATGTTTCGGGAAAGCGGACGAATTGTTTTTGAGTACAGTGATAATGGTAACGGGGTTTCAGACATACAAAAGCTGAAGGAGCAGGAAACCCTGGGAATGACTATTGTTTATTCACTGGCTGAGCAGCTGGGCGGCACTCCCGAGTTTCACGGAGAAACGGGGTTCCGGTTCAAACTCTCCTTTCCAGAGGAATTTGAGAAGAACCTGCCTGCTTAACATTTATTAAGACCGCTCATCCGATGGGTTTCCGGCTTACCCGCAGGATAACCTATCTTTGTGGCCATGAAAAAATCCGGTGCCATTTTACTTCTCTGCCTGTTGGGTGTTTTCTCAAAAGCGCAAATACCAAATATGGGAGGTATGGGCGGGAAAAACATGAACGTGGGAAGGTTTTACGGCAGGGTAGTGGATTCGCTTTCCGGAAAACCGGTGGAATTTGCGGTTGTTCAGTTGCACGGAATGAAATATGATTCCGCATCCAAATCCATGAAGCCGGCGATCCTCGGGGGGCAACTTTCGGAAGGTAATGGTGATTTTTCCATCGAAGGGCTGCCTCCGTTCGGACAATTTACGCTCAAAATCATCGCCTTGGGTTATAAGACGTATGAGCAGAAAGTATCCTTCAACTTAAACATGCAGCAGATGGGAAAGGATGCTCAATCGGGAAACTGGCAAAACGCCCTGAACAATGTGGATAAGGATCTCGGAAATATCAAGATCAGTCCGGATGTTAAGCAGTTTAAGGAGGTGGTGGTAGACGGCTCTGATCCTGAAGTGGAGCTGAAGTTAGACCGTAAAGTTTATAATGTGGAAAAGAACCTCAGCGCGGCAGGTGGTACTGCAGAGGATGTGATGAAGAATGTACCGAGCGTGAATGTGGATATGGATGGGAATGTCACTATGCGCAATTCTACTCCGGAAATACTCATAGACGGCAAACCGACCACACTCACCCTTGACCAGATTCCAGCTGATGCCATTGCCAGTATTGAGGTAATCACAAACCCTTCTGCCAAATTTGATGCTTCAGGCGGCGGAGGCGGTATCTTGAATATCATTCTAAAAAAGAACCGGAAACCGGGGTATAACGGCAGTGTGCGGTCTAACGTAGATTCCCGCTTAGCGTTCGGGGGCGGACTGGATATGAATATTCGTGAAGGGAAATGGAATTTCTTCGTTAATACTCATGGAAATAAGCGCAATTCATTGAGCACAGGCAGCACCGACCGTTTCAATCTTATCGGTTCTCCACTTACGAACGTGTACCAGGAAAGTGAGAGTGAAAACAAGGGCTTTTTTGGTATGGGCCGGATGGGCATAGACTGGTTCATCAACAACCGGAATACATTAACCCTTTCAGGCAATATAGTCAGCGGTTCCTTTCTGCCAGAGGATGTACTTTCCTATCGGACCGATACCCTCTTGTCGTCAGGTATTGTGTCCTCTTCCTATGACCGCCACTCCGATACGCGAAGAGCATTTATGAATTACGGGGGATCTTTGCAGTACAAGCATCTTTATGCCAAGGCAGGGAAGGAGCTGACAGCGGATCTGCATTATAACAGGAGTACTTCTTCGTCCGGCGGCGATTATTACACTACGTATTTCGATCAGTTTGCAACGGAATTATACCGTCTCCAGCAAAAATCAGACGGTGGAGGGGAAAATGAGTTTATTACAGTGCAAACGGATTTTGTGAACCCCATTTCTGATAAGCGGAAGCTGGAGGCAGGAGTGAAGACCTCTTTTAAGGAAATGTGGAACTATAGCCGGAATTATAACGTGGATGTTGCCACCGGAGCTGAAACCTTTCTTGGAACCCAAAGCATGAATTACCGGTTCTTTGATCAGATTTATGGCGCATATGTCACTTATGGCAGTCAGCTCAAAAAAGTCGGTTATCAGCTGGGATTGAGGGCGGAGGCCTCTTATTACAAAGGGGAGTTGGTAGACTCAACGCTGCCGCCTTTTTATATCGAGTATCCAATTTCGGTTTTTCCTACCGCCTTTCTGACCTATCAGATCAACTCCAAACAAGACCTTCAGTTCAGCTACACACGGAAGATCTCGCGCCCGGGATTTTTCCAACTCATACCGTTCACAGATTATTCGGATTCCCTGAACCTCAGCCGGGGCAATCCGGGTCTGCTGCCAGAATTTACCCAAAGCGTGGAATTGAATTATATGAACCAGTTCAGTAAAGGAAACAGCCTGATGGCCTCTGTTTATTTTAAACATACGAACGACCTTATGACGCGGTATCAGACCTATGAATACGACTCCGTTCTTATGCAGTCCGCAATCATTAATACATATCGCAATGCCGACTGGAGTTATTCATACGGACTTGAAATGAATTTCAAGAAAACCATTAAATCCTGGATGGATTTCAGTATCAATGGAAATATTTACAATTCATTTGTTAAAGGGGATAATATTGATTCCTTGCTTACAGGTGATTTGATTTCCTGGTTCGTGAAAGTGAATACGAATTATAAATTGCCAAAGAACTTCAGTATGCAGTTATCGGGTCGTTATTTCTCAAGAACAAAACTATCCACGGGAAGCAGTGGAAGAGGGGGCGGTGGCTCATATGGTCAGGGCGGAGGAATGAGCGGGATCATGTGGGGTAGCAATCCGGCAACGGCTCAAGGATATACCGAACCAAGCTGGGAGGTTGAAGCATCCGTCCGGTATGAATTTATGAAAGAGAAGCGGGCCAGCCTGACCCTTTCCGTCAGTGATATTTTCCGCAGCCGGGTGAATGCCACCTGGTCCGAATCAGCCTACTTCAAACAGTCAACGGAGAAGCTCCGCGATGCGCAGGTGTTCAAGCTGGCTTTCAGCTACCGTTTTGGGAAATTTGATGCTTCCATTTTCAAACGCAAGAATATGAAGATCAATACGGATGGGATGGATGGCGGGGGCGGTATGTAACTTCGGATTGAGCTACCCTTCGATACGGATACACCGGGATGGACAATGCCGGACCACGGTTTTCTGTTTTGCTCTCTCTGCTTCTTCCAGCTTTTTGTAAAGGATGTCTTTTTTACCGGTTGCTCCAACCAATGTAGCTTTCCCGTCCTTACGCGACATTTTCCAGTTCGCAGGATCCAGCTCAGCACAGGCATTGCAGCCTATGCATTTGTTTCGCTGATGAAAAACTCTGATCATGAAGGATCCTGAACCAGCTTGTATAATTTGTCGGACGGACGAATGCGGGCCGGAACTTTAAAGGTGATGAGGCCGCCTTTGCCGGCTTCTGTTGCTATTGCCCCATCGAGGCGCAGACCGTTCACGGTAGTTTCAATATAGCCCGTGGTGGGTCCGGTAATCATTACCGGATCATTTTCGCGCAGTGTATGGGTTTCTATTACAAACTCGCCTACGCCAATGCCGGGGTAATATTTCCTTCCTTTGCCGATATAAACTTTACGCTGCGTAGCAAGCGACCCATCGCTTTTACTCCATTCGCCAATCTCCTTACCCATGAAATATCCTTCCCAGAAACCGCGGTTGAAAACAGAAGCGAGCTGTTTCATCCACTCTTCTTTTTTATCCTGAGTAAAGCATCCCTGCCGGATGGCGTCGATCGCCTCGCGGTAACATAATGTAGTTTTATATACATAATCCGCCGAACGGCCGCGACCTTCAATTTTAAAAACGGACGCACCGCTGCGCATGAGCTGATCAAGGAAGGGAAGAGTGCATAGATCCTTCGCCGACATAATGTATTCTCCGTCTACCTCCAGTTCCATTCCCGTTTCTTTGTCTGTTACTATATACTCTCTCCGGCAGTTTTGAACACAGGCGCCGCGGTTGGCAGAAGCATTGTGCGAGTGCAAGCTCAGGTGACATTTTCCGGAAACAGCCATACAAAGAGCTCCATGTGCAAAAATCTCGATACGAACTGGTTTTCCCGACGGTGCAAGAATATTTTTTTCATGTATCCCCTTTACAATCGCTTCCACTTGCTGCAAGGTAAGCTCCCTGGATAATACCATTACTTCAGCGAATTTCGCGTAGAAGGCAACGGTCTCAAGATTCGTGATATTGCATTGGGTGGAAATATGTACCGGCAGACCTTTTTGATGCGCATAGGAAATGGCTGCAATATCAGAGCAGATTACGGCGTCAATGCCGGCACTTTTGGCGGCATCTACGATCGTACGCATGTATCGGAGATCGTGCTCATACATGATGGTGTTGAGTGTAAGACAGGCGGAAACATTTTTTTTATGGCATTGATCTGCAATAGGTGGAAGATCGCTGATCTCAAAACCATCAACGGCACCGGCACGCATATTGAGTTGATCCACTCCGAAATAGACAGCGTCGGCTCCGGCCTGCAGTGCGGCAGTCAGGCATTCAAAGTTTCCGGCAGGAGAAAGTAATAACGGCGAAGCCGGGGTGTCGGCATGTCCTGCAGGTATGCCGGATTTTATAGCGTCTGAAGTGTGCAAGGGGGTCCGTTTGCATTGCAAATTTACGGATTTCAGCGGAACATCAGACGGATGCCGCCCCTGTGTTCCGGATATTCCTTTAATTGCCTAAATTTGAAGAATGAAAACGATCTCCCTGTTCTTTGGCCTGTTGATAACGGGAATTCTTTTTTCCCAGCCCTATAATAACGACGGCGACACATTGTTCGCATCTTCCTTTATTCATGAGATTCGCTTTAATTTTTATCATCCTGCTTATTATGA
The genomic region above belongs to Bacteroidia bacterium and contains:
- a CDS encoding UbiA family prenyltransferase, encoding MTAIHRYLSLVRFSHTLFAMPFALIGFFLARESVEGEVSYWLILKVIGCMILARNAAMGFNRYADRAIDAQNVRTMVREIPSGAISARGALWFVLLNATGFVALTWFINPICFYLSPVALVVVLGYSYTKRFTSLCHFVLGLGLALAPIGAWLAVTGYFDLLPLLFSFTVLFWVSGFDMIYALQDEEFDKGKGLHSIPAALGKKGALRLSVWMHVISVISLLIAGVIASMDMWYWMGTAVFTGLLAYQHTLVKPDDLSKVNIAFFTTNGVASILFCVFVMLELYA
- a CDS encoding TerC family protein, which produces MDQIAQIFTIDGMISLLTLALLEIVLGIDNIIFISIIAGRLPGKREQKKARFTGLILALLMRVGLLFGITWIISMKDDLFTLFDIGFSGRDIILFCGGIFLLAKTVSEIHEKIESSDDTEEEKKINIPSLLSIILQIVLIDMVFSFDSILTAVGIVDNVYIMIGAVIISMVIMMIFAESVSDFINRHPTVKMLALAFLLMIGFLLVLESFDVHVPKPYVYSSMAFAFLVELLNMRVRRKKVKKSE
- a CDS encoding PadR family transcriptional regulator, which translates into the protein MNIENTKAQMRKGVLEFCILSILSDGDAYPTEIIERMKVARLVVVEGTLYPLLTRLKNMGLLSYRWEESSSGPPRKYYRLTELGGQFLKELEQTWDELVNSVHTATRRDNRKDATGTATDQNSNPQP
- a CDS encoding PspC domain-containing protein → MNKTVTINVSGIVFHIEEDAYDKLSKYLGTIKSYFKDSEGRDEIMADIEARIAELLKEKIGAGRQVVLTADVDHVISVMGKPEDYASGGEKEDTEGEKPEEVIDFSKRRRRVFRDPDSRVLGGVCGGIANYFDMDPLWLRLSLVVFTIFGGAGVLVYIILWIAIPEAKTTAEKLEMKGEKVNINNIKKTVEEELGHLKKKGKEMEEDLKNFSGPENRQKVKNGVDKFLEFLASVGTSFLTVFGKVFAIALIIIGVLFTVGLFTSVFGISNFGLSNAPGWIESVFTSAGDYELAVVAALLTLGIPFMMLIYGGFRLLLGIREKNRLLSVVALILWVVGIGIGIYSGVSLGTDFRENGRVKEVYTLNTSSDTLFLRGILPTEDEMEGIDGEIRDVRHKGNNKDWDFMNMNGEKIRFGFPDLTVEKADGDSFQIEIIRTARGIDKKDALNRARNILYKAPGITDSVVEFYSVSEFDRSNKLRAQDVKIIVRVPVGKSVFLSKTLSHLLYDVPNVHDLWDEDMLNHTWNMTTEGLDCRNCEGLDIHGERVRVGKGEVHLKKGNEEIHIKDGEIRIKKLDSTDEKHKEKKETEKTTSVGFPDLNGQFRIGIPFVGLGWGI
- the mtgA gene encoding monofunctional biosynthetic peptidoglycan transglycosylase yields the protein MRRLPGKIWRFAWKTAVGFFALSILSVILFRWVPVPLTPLMLIRCIEQKQEGKQIRLEHNWVSLDQISPHLQLAVVCAEDQNFILHFGFDRVAIEKAIKHNKTHKKKRGASTISQQTAKNVFLWPGRGWIRKGFEVYFTFLIEVFWSKERIMEVYLNSIEFGNGIYGAEAAAGIFFKKSNLALSREQAALLAVVLPNPRRYNAGKPGGYLRTRQAWCLNQMRLWGGQLDYHPDEKEEKK
- a CDS encoding sensor histidine kinase; this encodes MLLALFRRITLSGVRKYQDADTMRRVLLINQFTWLGAGFHLVGIVFSLILGQFAMAYILGGTVILYVVSIFSVKAGRSILAVSLQIVACSVEVLCGNLMYDVGGMIFLYYFPLVMSVVFLLNHDGESRYMYFNFGFLATSAVSSILLLNLNIHIGIELSARMIRDAAILNTALSSLLTISILLLYLDFNRKAQKRLEKIIRERELLLAEVHHRVKNNLAIISGLLNLQKNMLSDKGMQQVLEDSRSRVASMALIHDRLYKNRSFSSIDFDSYVKNLLDEIERGYGLRKKVKRDLRIINVNLDLNSSIPCGLILNELVTNSYKHAFRKSEGAVFLEILQTGNHVSFHYADNGPGAPNVEGITESESLGTTIITSLVEQLEGTFRFYNDDGLHFVMEFEFKSRKAA
- a CDS encoding sensor histidine kinase, which encodes MKERLNSVLSKGVTFYSTSEERRSVYVLNQFLMLAFICIAASMITNAIIDTSFISLYYGIPSLIVLAAVAALNISGYLYAAMVLLFVSLNVLVGVFTVGLGIRGLAYLYFFPMMLVQMFMFSNERVASIFYFLFGMTVFSGIATVWYALTHPPFTHALFLEIAHTSPYLNLSLCFIMTGYMVMAFMRMQRQREKHLQVMVSDKQTLLSEVHHRVKNNLAIISSLLNLQKNSVEDAAVQRALDDSRNRIYTMALIHEKLYKNQTFSSIGFFDYADSLLREYIRSSLKTRISPQIRIDGISLVLGQAIPCGLILNELITNSIKHGFRERKEGEISIGMFRESGRIVFEYSDNGNGVSDIQKLKEQETLGMTIVYSLAEQLGGTPEFHGETGFRFKLSFPEEFEKNLPA
- a CDS encoding TonB-dependent receptor, whose amino-acid sequence is MKKSGAILLLCLLGVFSKAQIPNMGGMGGKNMNVGRFYGRVVDSLSGKPVEFAVVQLHGMKYDSASKSMKPAILGGQLSEGNGDFSIEGLPPFGQFTLKIIALGYKTYEQKVSFNLNMQQMGKDAQSGNWQNALNNVDKDLGNIKISPDVKQFKEVVVDGSDPEVELKLDRKVYNVEKNLSAAGGTAEDVMKNVPSVNVDMDGNVTMRNSTPEILIDGKPTTLTLDQIPADAIASIEVITNPSAKFDASGGGGGILNIILKKNRKPGYNGSVRSNVDSRLAFGGGLDMNIREGKWNFFVNTHGNKRNSLSTGSTDRFNLIGSPLTNVYQESESENKGFFGMGRMGIDWFINNRNTLTLSGNIVSGSFLPEDVLSYRTDTLLSSGIVSSSYDRHSDTRRAFMNYGGSLQYKHLYAKAGKELTADLHYNRSTSSSGGDYYTTYFDQFATELYRLQQKSDGGGENEFITVQTDFVNPISDKRKLEAGVKTSFKEMWNYSRNYNVDVATGAETFLGTQSMNYRFFDQIYGAYVTYGSQLKKVGYQLGLRAEASYYKGELVDSTLPPFYIEYPISVFPTAFLTYQINSKQDLQFSYTRKISRPGFFQLIPFTDYSDSLNLSRGNPGLLPEFTQSVELNYMNQFSKGNSLMASVYFKHTNDLMTRYQTYEYDSVLMQSAIINTYRNADWSYSYGLEMNFKKTIKSWMDFSINGNIYNSFVKGDNIDSLLTGDLISWFVKVNTNYKLPKNFSMQLSGRYFSRTKLSTGSSGRGGGGSYGQGGGMSGIMWGSNPATAQGYTEPSWEVEASVRYEFMKEKRASLTLSVSDIFRSRVNATWSESAYFKQSTEKLRDAQVFKLAFSYRFGKFDASIFKRKNMKINTDGMDGGGGM
- a CDS encoding ferredoxin, whose translation is MIRVFHQRNKCIGCNACAELDPANWKMSRKDGKATLVGATGKKDILYKKLEEAERAKQKTVVRHCPSRCIRIEG